The genome window GGGTCAGGTGATCTATGTCACCTCGCGGCAGGGGCGTTATATTCCCCGTGATACAACCGATCCGCATACATTTAAGCAACGGCTCTATGAGCCTGAGCATCCATTGCCGGTTGATGATTTGAGCGTCGTAGTTTCGACATCGCCACCCGCGATTACGACGAATGAACCGGTCTATATTTCCGATTACTGGATCGAGCAGGCACGGCTGCTTGCCGCTGCGCAGATGCCCTCGCCACCAGCCGAAAAACCGTCGGTGGAAGTGACCGAGACGGTGGTGATGCCTAAGCAACCGGCTGCTGAAACTACAATGGCACAGCCGCTGAGCGAAGTACCAGCAACGGTTGAAGTGCCGCCGACAACACCTGCCGAACCGGTCGAGGCGGCAGCAGTCACGGCAGAACCGGCAGTCGTAGCTTCTGAGCCGACTCCCGGTGAGCATTCGACCATTATGACTGTTGATGGGTTGACCATCGACCTCAGTCGTTCACCCGCCGAGATCGTTGCCGAGCATGGCCCAGCGCTCGAACGGATTCTGGCCGAACGCCTGGCACAGGACCCGCTGCGTCGGATTGTGAGCTTTGGGCGACTACACTACCCTGAGTCGGGTCTGATCGGCTTCGGGAAGAACGATCTGCGTAAGATTCGCGACTATATTCTGGAACGGAACGAGCCGCTCCTCGACACCGAAATTATTGCCGACCTCTACTATCACAATCCGCGCCAGTCGGATTACGAGACGTTTCGCTTCTCGCTGAATTACCGTCTGTCACGCGAGAAGGATTTTGAGTTTGTCGGTGTTGAGGGTGCAAACATCTGGTCAACGAAGGGCTTGCCAACGATTGGCTCGAAGCGAGTTAAAGCGGCTGAGATGGGGCAGTTGACCTCGTATCTCATCGAGGGCTTCGATGATAGTCTGGCCGATCAAAGCGCTGAGTCGATCATCTCCAGCGGCAGTGTCACTCGTTTGCTAACCTTCTTTGAATGGGAGTATGGGTTGCTCCCGCTCGATGCGGCATTGGCAACGCTCTTACCTGCTCCCCTCTTACCTGACCAGCGTACTGCGGTCCTTCGGTTTGAATCACCGCAACATTACAGTAACTACCTGGTTGAAGTGCGCTATCCCACCGGTAATCGTGGTGGCTGGTTACAAGGGCTTGAGGACTTCTTCCGTGAGTATCTCGTACCCGGTGCCCTGATCACGATTAGCCGCACCGATGCGGTCAATGTCTTTAACATCACCTACGAAGAGGCCGGTGAGACAACCGAGCGCCTGCTGACCTTCGATGAGAAGAAGAACCGGTTTGCTTTTGCGAACCTGACCTTCTATTGCGCAGTGGATGATGATCTCTTACCAACGCAGAACCGCTATGGGAAGCTGCGTAATCTGAAGGCTTTCCCAATGAGTGAACGGCGGAAGGCCGAGATGATCCTTGAGCACGTCTGCGAGACGATGGGCGAGCGGGGTGGAACCCGCGAGCAGCCGGTGTATCGGGTTTCATTCGCCGATATTTATGTCGCATACAATGTTCTGCGCCCGGCTTCGCGCTCATTCCTGCAGGCCCTGCTCGATAGTCATGCGTCAATTGCGGCAGATCCCACTGCCTCTGGTGATTATCTCTTCACCATGCCACAGGTTGATCGGGATGATACGGAGGAAGAGGAGACGACGGACGATATCGATCTGCCTCAACCGACGTTGCGCCGCCGAAGTGGACGCTATATTGAAGAAGATGAGTAGATGTGACAGGCGGCGATCACCAACCCTGATCGCCGCCTGATTGTCATCGTATACAGGTTTACCATGACGCTGAGTTTTGCCGAGCGTGTCGCTCAACTTGATACTGCTGAGACTGCCCCAACCCGCGTCGATCTGAAATTGCTGGCCAACCTGGGACCAGAGAGTGTGTACATCTTCTGGGAGCAGTGGCAGCGGTTTAGTCTGGATCGCCGACGCCATATTATGCACTTGCTGGCCGAGCTGGCTGAAGAGCAGATTCAGCTTGATTACCGACCGGTGTTTCGTGCCTGCCTGGCCGATCACGATGCTGAGATTCGGGTGCTGGCGATTGAAGGGCTGTGGGAAGATGATCACGAGCAGATGATGGATCGTCTGATCCAGATGATCCACGATCCGGCTGGCGAAGTGCGGGCAGCCGCAGTGATCAGTCTGGCCCGCTTTGCCTATCGGGCTGAAATCGGTGAATTATCGCTCAGTGCTGCCCAGCGACTGCTTAACGCATTGCTCCAGACTGCTTCTGACCCTGAACAACCATCAGAAGTACGCCGGCGTGCAGTTGAGGCATTGGGGTATTTTGCCGATTCACAAGAAGCGCAGGCATTGGTTGCCCGTGCCTATAGTATGGACGACATCTATATGCGCGAGAGCGCCGTCCTGGCAATGGGCCGCTCGATGCGACCGCAGTGGTTTCCGTACATTTTGCGTGAGTTGAAGAGTCCATCGCCATCACTGCGCTACGAAGCAGCACGCGCTGTGGGTGAGATCGGTGAAGATGGACGTGAGTTGCTCCCTGCATTGTTACCGCTGGTCGATGATGAAGATACCGAGATTGCACTGGCTGCAATCTGGGCGCTTGGGCAGGTTGGTGGCTCCGATGCCCGCCGCATTCTGAAGCGGATCGCCCGTTCACGCGACGAGGTGCGCGCCCAGGTTGCCCAGGATGCGCTCGCTGAACTCGACCTTGATACCCTCTGAGGATGTATGCCCCTGGTTACCGATCAGGCCATGGCCTTGCCTGATGGCTATCGCCATATTGTGTTGTCGCCGCATCTTGATGATGCGGCGCTTTCCTGTGGCGGCTTGATTGCCCGCCTGACTGCAACCGGCGAACGGGTGCTGGTTGTTAATATCTGTAGCGGCTCTCCGCCGAGTCATACGGAATTCAGCCCGTTTGCACAAACCCTCCATCAGCGCTGGGGCTTACCACCATCGGCAGTGGTGGCTCATCGTCGCGTCGAAGACGCTGCCGCGCTGGGAGTGCTTGGCGCTGATGCACTATTACTGCCGGCACTGGACGCCATCTACCGCCGACCTGATGCGTATGCCGACGAGCAGAGTCTCTTTGCAACACCGGTCGTCGATGATCCCCTTACCGATGTGGTGGCGACCCTGATCGCGACTCTGATCAAACGCTATCCGCGAGCCACGTTCTATGTGCCGCTGGCGGTGGGTATGCACGTCGATCATCAACTGGTCTTCAGCGCAGCAACGACCAGTTTGTGCGCAGCCGCTATCCATTTCGCCTGCTATGAAGACTTTCCGTATGCCCGTCAGCCGTCAGCGGTTGAACAACGCCTGGCAATGATCGGTCGTGAGTTGTATGCTCCACGCTACATTCCACTTGATGAGACACTGCTCCAGGCAAAGATCAGGGCAATTTCCGCCTATTCCAGCCAGTTGGGCGTCCTCTTCGGCAATGCAGCAGCGATGCCGGCTGCGGTAACCGAATATGCGGCGCGTGTCGCTTCACCGACAATGCGCTATGCCGAACGGCAATGGGTGAGTTTATGAAGGGTCGGTGGCGGGTTGATGTTCCATCTGCCGCGCAGTGGGATGCCTTTGTTGCTTCCCATCCCCAGGGAAATGTGTTGCAGGCCAGTCCGTGGGGTGCTCTGAAAGCCCGCTTCGGCTGGCATTGCCGACGCATCGCAGTTTACGACGACGATGGCACTATCCGCGCCGGTGCCCAGGTGCTCTTCCGCCGCTACGCCGGCCTGGCCTTTGGTTACACACCGCGTGGTCCCCTCCTGTCCGGCGATCCGGCGCTCGATAATCACCTGATCGATGGCATGCGTCGGCTCGGACGCCAGATGCTGGCGGTCGCGATCCGGCTTGAGCCAAACGTGCGTGAAGATGACGCTCAGGCTCCCCATCTCCAGACCTGGTTTACCCGACATCGGCTGGTAGTCGCTGAACCGATCCAACCACGCAGTACGATCCTCGTTGACCTGCAACCACCTGTAGAAACCATATTTACCGCGTACTCGAAAGGTCATCGGGCCGATATTCGGCGGGCCGAGCGCATTGGGGTGACGGTACGGACCGGCGGCGAGGCCGATCTGTCAACGTTCTATGATATTATGCGAGCAACCGGTGAGCGGGCCGCCTTTGCGATTCATAGCGCTGCTTACTATACGACCGCCTGGCAGTTGCATCAGCCACATAGTTGCCTCTTGGTTGCTGAATTGAATGGCATGCCGGTCGCGTCCCATCTGGTCTTCGCCGATGCGCGCTACGGTCGCTACCTGTACGGTGGTTCAACAGCAGAGGGTTTACGCAGTGGTGCCAATCATCTGCTGGCGTGGCACGCCATGCGTTGGGCACGCGAGCAAGGGTGTATCGGTTACGACCTGTGGGGCATTCCCGATGCGCTTGGGCAAGCGGCGACGGTCGCTGATGAAGCTGTGCGCACAGCCCTCGAGCAGGCTGCGCAACAAGACCCGCTGATTGGTGTCTACCGCTTCAAAAAAGGTTTTGGTGGTCGAATCGTTCGTTTTATGCCGGCTTTCGATCTGGTCCTGTTGCCATTACTCTATCCATTGGCGCGACGAAAGATTGGAGGATAACGTCAATGACGGCAAAAACACTTGCCAGTCTCCTGAACAATGTAGCTGTCCAACGGCTAATTGGCGAACCACTCGTGCCTGTGCAATCGCTCACCTACGACTCGCGGCGTGTTGAGCCGGGGAGTCTGTTTGTTGCCATCCGTGGGCAGCACAGTGATGGTCACCAGTTTATTGACCAGGCTATCGCACGGGGAGCTGTGGCCGTGGTGGTCGATCAACGGTATTGGGATGAACGACCGGTTGCCGTGCCGGTAGTGGTGGTCGCCGATAGCCGGGTGGCCCTGGCACCACTGGCGGCTGCGTTCTACGACTATCCCGGACGTGAATTGACCACAATCGGGATTACCGGTACCAAAGGAAAAAGCACAACGACCGATGTGACGGCCCAGCTCCTCGCTGCTACCGGACGTATGGTGGGCATGATCAGCACCGTCGATTTTCAGATTGGGAATCGCCGCTGGCCTAACGATACCCGTCAGAGCACACCGGAAGCACCAGAGGTGCAGGCATTGCTGCGCGAGATGGTCACTGCCGGTTGCGATACAGCCGTTATTGAAGCGACATCCCACGCTCTCTCGCCACGCTGGGGGCGGCTGGTTGGCTGTGCGTTCGCTGTGGCTGTAATGCTTAATATCGGCCACGAACATCTCGATTACCACGGCACATTCGAGCAGTATCGGGCCGACAAAGCCCAGCTCTTTGCGCTACTTGGCGAACGCAGTGGTTCGCGCTGGGCAATTGTCAATGCTGACGATCCAAATCATGCGTATTTCCTTGATGCTGCACCTGCCGATGCGGTGCGGCTACGGTATGGTTTACACGAGCCGGCAGATGTCCAGGGACAGATACTCCACAGTGGGCCGATGAGCAGTGTGGTGCGGGTAACGTCACCCTGGGGCACCACCGATCTGACCGTTCCGCTACCGGGGCGATTCAACGCCAGTAATGCGCTGGCCGCGCTGACAGTCGCTCTCAGTCAGGGCGTTGCGCTCGAGGCAGCCGCTGCCGCCCTGGCCGGCGTGCGGGCACCACGTGGCCGGATGGTGCCAATTGATGCCGGGCAACCATTCGCGGTGATTGTAGACTATGCTCATAATCCCGATTCGTTCGAGCAGATCTTTGCCATGCTGCGGCCCCAGGTGCAGGGGCGAATGATCGCGGTTTTCGGCAGTGCCGGCGAGCGTGATGTTGCCAAACGGGCTATTCAGGGAGAAATTGCCGGTCGGATGTGTGACTTGCTGGTGCTGACCGATGAAGATCCACGTGGCGAGGATCGCGAGGCAATCATTGCCCAGATCGCTGCCGGTGCCGAACGGGCCGGCAAACGACCCGGTAGTGGGTACCTCTGTATTCCTGATCGGGCACAGGCCATTCGGGCTGCCATGGCCGCCGCACAACCCGGTGACCTGGTGTTGTTGCTGGGCAAAGGACATGAGGGTAGCATTATCTACGCCGACTTTTCACTGCCGTGGAACGAAGAGCGCGAAGCCCGGCAGGCACTGGCCGAGTTAGGATACCATCGGTCGCATGATTGAACTGGCACCACACAATCCGTATGGCCTGACGATTGCTTCACCGGTCATTGCGGCTGCCGGCAGCCTGGGTGACGTGGTCGGTGTAGCGCGCTGGTTAGGGTTGCAGCGGGCAGACGCTGATCACGGTCTGGGTGCAATCATCAGTTCGACAGTGACGATGAGCGGACGACGTGGCCAGCCACAGTTGCTGGCTACACCTGCGGGTACGCTCTACCATCACGGCGGTTTTAGCCTCGGCGTCAGGCAGGTACGCGAACGGCTGGCGCCACGTTGGGCAACGTACCACGTTCCGATTCTGGTGAGTCTGGCCGGCCCGGATGCAGCAGCCGTTGCCAGTGATCTGAACGATACGCCGGGCATCGCCGGTTTTGAACTGGCCCTACCTGCACTCACTGCGGTTGAAGCGGCCCAGCGTGTCAGCGCGGTACGACAGGCAACAGTGCTACCGTTGCTGGTACGTCTCCCTGGAGAACTGCCCGATCCGGTTGCCGTAGCTACAGCCTGTGCTGCGGCGGGAGCCGATGCGCTTGCGCTGATCGGTGGTATGCCGGGGTGTATGCCCCAACCATCCGGCGAACTGGTGTACGGGCGGTTGGGCGGACCGGCCATCTTTCCCATTGCCCTGCGGATTGTCGCCAGTGTTGCCACGACGGTACAGGTACCGGTGATCGGTATGGGTGGTGTGACAACGCCAGCCCATGCTCAGGCCATGCTACGCGCCGGAGCACGGGCCGTGGCCTTAGCCAGTGCGCTGGTTACCGATCTGCGACGTGGGCAGACGATTGCCGGTAGTTTGCGGGGAGACAACTTCAAATCAGAAACCATATAGAAGGTATCTCAACATTGCTGAACAAACACTATCAGATAATGGTCTGGTATACGACTCAACGGCGTCAGGATACAAGTTGCAATGGTGATCCGTTCACAACGTAACTACGACGCAGGGAACGTAACACAGGATTCGCCAACAATATTATTAACACCTTCCTGGAAAATACAGCTATCCGTAGAGAGATTTGTTCGAGACGAGTCTCAATACGATGGCATTATTTCGGCAGCACGCGATGGTACTGCCACGTGATTGCCGCCATCAGGAGATGCATTGTGGATGCGTATCGCTTGATGACGATTTAAACGAACAGGCATAACACAAGGTTAGGCTCAAACATTACCTTCGCCAACCTCACACGACAGGATACTTCGGGTAGACGCTACGCCAAAATCTATCAAATATGAAGGTGTCAGAACACGTGGACTATGTCGGTATCCTTTATCAACTTCACTTCATTGTCAGCGGCAGAAACACGTTCAACCTGTCCACGACATCGACAGGGACACTTCTCCACAAAGGACGTCCATCACCTAATTGAGCGTAGAAGTTATCGCCCCAACACTTCACCCCTTTATCCGTAGTTAATGCACAGGTATGAAAGAAACCTGCTGCGATGGCATCGACGTTACTCTCCAATCTGATCACATCTACCGGCGTACTCCGGTCGTGCATCGAGCCATCACCCAATTGACCGTAGAAGTTATCGCCCCAGCACTTCATCCCACCACTCACAGTCAGCGCGCAGGTGTGTGCCCCACCTGCAGCGATAGCTGTCTCACTACCTTCCAGTCCTATCACTGTCTGAGGAAATCTACGCAAGTTCGTCGTGCCATCACCTAGTTGACCATCATAATTACCACCCCAGCACTGCACCTGTGCGCTGCCCGTAGTCAGCGCACAGGTGTGATGCAAACCGGCAGTGATAGCTGTTACACCACTCCACAGACCAAATACATCCACCGGTATATAGGGTTGGCCCACCGTAATATTTCCCAGTTGCCATGATGAATTACTGCCCCAGCACTTGACCCCACCGCTCGTCGTTAACGCGCAAGTATGGAATAAACCCGCAGTGATAGCAGCAACACCACTCCCCAAGCCGCTTACGTCTACCGGTATACTACGGTCACTCCTGGTGCCGTCCCCTAGTTGACCACTATCGTTAGCGCCCCAACACTTTACTCCACCATCAGTCATCAACGCACAAGTATGCCACCAACCAGCAGCAATAGCCGTCACATCGCCGTTCAGTCCTATCACATCTACAGGCGTGCCGTAAAAATTCATCGTACCGTGCCCCAATTGACCATAAAGATTACTCCCCCAGCACTTGACCCCATCACTCGTGGTCAGCGCACAGGTGTGATTCCCACCGGCAGTGATAGCCGTCACACGACTTCCCA of Armatimonadota bacterium contains these proteins:
- a CDS encoding PBS lyase — protein: MTLSFAERVAQLDTAETAPTRVDLKLLANLGPESVYIFWEQWQRFSLDRRRHIMHLLAELAEEQIQLDYRPVFRACLADHDAEIRVLAIEGLWEDDHEQMMDRLIQMIHDPAGEVRAAAVISLARFAYRAEIGELSLSAAQRLLNALLQTASDPEQPSEVRRRAVEALGYFADSQEAQALVARAYSMDDIYMRESAVLAMGRSMRPQWFPYILRELKSPSPSLRYEAARAVGEIGEDGRELLPALLPLVDDEDTEIALAAIWALGQVGGSDARRILKRIARSRDEVRAQVAQDALAELDLDTL
- a CDS encoding GlcNAc-PI de-N-acetylase codes for the protein MPLVTDQAMALPDGYRHIVLSPHLDDAALSCGGLIARLTATGERVLVVNICSGSPPSHTEFSPFAQTLHQRWGLPPSAVVAHRRVEDAAALGVLGADALLLPALDAIYRRPDAYADEQSLFATPVVDDPLTDVVATLIATLIKRYPRATFYVPLAVGMHVDHQLVFSAATTSLCAAAIHFACYEDFPYARQPSAVEQRLAMIGRELYAPRYIPLDETLLQAKIRAISAYSSQLGVLFGNAAAMPAAVTEYAARVASPTMRYAERQWVSL
- a CDS encoding methicillin resistance protein gives rise to the protein MKGRWRVDVPSAAQWDAFVASHPQGNVLQASPWGALKARFGWHCRRIAVYDDDGTIRAGAQVLFRRYAGLAFGYTPRGPLLSGDPALDNHLIDGMRRLGRQMLAVAIRLEPNVREDDAQAPHLQTWFTRHRLVVAEPIQPRSTILVDLQPPVETIFTAYSKGHRADIRRAERIGVTVRTGGEADLSTFYDIMRATGERAAFAIHSAAYYTTAWQLHQPHSCLLVAELNGMPVASHLVFADARYGRYLYGGSTAEGLRSGANHLLAWHAMRWAREQGCIGYDLWGIPDALGQAATVADEAVRTALEQAAQQDPLIGVYRFKKGFGGRIVRFMPAFDLVLLPLLYPLARRKIGG
- the murE gene encoding UDP-N-acetylmuramyl-tripeptide synthetase; translated protein: MTAKTLASLLNNVAVQRLIGEPLVPVQSLTYDSRRVEPGSLFVAIRGQHSDGHQFIDQAIARGAVAVVVDQRYWDERPVAVPVVVVADSRVALAPLAAAFYDYPGRELTTIGITGTKGKSTTTDVTAQLLAATGRMVGMISTVDFQIGNRRWPNDTRQSTPEAPEVQALLREMVTAGCDTAVIEATSHALSPRWGRLVGCAFAVAVMLNIGHEHLDYHGTFEQYRADKAQLFALLGERSGSRWAIVNADDPNHAYFLDAAPADAVRLRYGLHEPADVQGQILHSGPMSSVVRVTSPWGTTDLTVPLPGRFNASNALAALTVALSQGVALEAAAAALAGVRAPRGRMVPIDAGQPFAVIVDYAHNPDSFEQIFAMLRPQVQGRMIAVFGSAGERDVAKRAIQGEIAGRMCDLLVLTDEDPRGEDREAIIAQIAAGAERAGKRPGSGYLCIPDRAQAIRAAMAAAQPGDLVLLLGKGHEGSIIYADFSLPWNEEREARQALAELGYHRSHD
- a CDS encoding dihydroorotate dehydrogenase; this translates as MIELAPHNPYGLTIASPVIAAAGSLGDVVGVARWLGLQRADADHGLGAIISSTVTMSGRRGQPQLLATPAGTLYHHGGFSLGVRQVRERLAPRWATYHVPILVSLAGPDAAAVASDLNDTPGIAGFELALPALTAVEAAQRVSAVRQATVLPLLVRLPGELPDPVAVATACAAAGADALALIGGMPGCMPQPSGELVYGRLGGPAIFPIALRIVASVATTVQVPVIGMGGVTTPAHAQAMLRAGARAVALASALVTDLRRGQTIAGSLRGDNFKSETI